The window CGCAGAGCCTTCCGGGTCGAGTACTTCGTTTTCGGCCAGCCATGCCTGCACATCATTGAGATCGGGCGTGACAAAGGGACGCAGGGTGCGGCCTGGCTTGTCGCGCAGTTCCTCTATGCCGGCGATCAACCCTCGCTCGGCGATAACGGCAGCGACACGTTCGAGAGGCAAGTCGAGATGCTCCGCGACAAGATCATCTCGTATCTTGCGGATCTGGTTTTGATGGCCATTGTTGGCGGGCAGGCTTGTGTCGATCGTGACATCGCATTCGGTGTCCAGCCGCATCGAGCGGTTGTTCATGTTGGAAGAACCGACGCGGATGGCGCGGTCATCGACAATGAGGACCTTGGCATGGACATAGATGGGCTCGCCACGCACCGTGAAGGGGTGGTAAAGCCGGAATTTGCCATATGTGTCCCGCGCGCGAAGCGCCTCGACCAGCCGGGCACGGGCGGTATCCATTGCCTGTTGTTCGAGCCAGCCATCGGCCTGTTCAGGGTTGATGATGACGATGTCCGGCCCATTAGGGTCACCCAGACGCGCGGCAATAGCCTCCGCGATCCTGCGCGACGCGAAATATTGGCTTTCCGCGTAGATGCTATGCTTTGCCGAGGCGATCTGGCTCAGATACAGCTTTTCAATCTCGATCAGCGGTTCCTGGTCGTCCATCTCAGGAGCGGAGCGCGAGATCGCGACGTCGACCTGTTCAAACTGCACTGCAAGCGCATCTGGCCA of the Sphingobium herbicidovorans genome contains:
- a CDS encoding phospholipase D-like domain-containing protein, with the protein product MSAPNEGQDCWRIARATKASVIIDADPYFRHARAAMLKAKRRIMLIGWDFDAAISLIREDEAKDGAPVIIGDFISWLVERNPELEIFLLRWDIGAMKSMAQPTNLFTTVKWMAHKRIHVKLDSHHPPAASHHQKIVVIDDCFAFCGGIDMTADRWDTRHHRDGDPGRHHPDGTAYGPWHDATTALQGDVAMALGHHARARWKGAGGDDLEPVLGYHDCWPDALAVQFEQVDVAISRSAPEMDDQEPLIEIEKLYLSQIASAKHSIYAESQYFASRRIAEAIAARLGDPNGPDIVIINPEQADGWLEQQAMDTARARLVEALRARDTYGKFRLYHPFTVRGEPIYVHAKVLIVDDRAIRVGSSNMNNRSMRLDTECDVTIDTSLPANNGHQNQIRKIRDDLVAEHLDLPLERVAAVIAERGLIAGIEELRDKPGRTLRPFVTPDLNDVQAWLAENEVLDPEGSAEMFEPTTARGLFRRMKTRS